The genomic window AAGGCGGTGCCGTACGGCCGCCAAATCGCCGGCACATGCGTCCAGAACATCGAGAACGGCGGTAATCGCTTCCGACAAGGGCACGCGGGCCGCGCCGCCACCCTCCTGAGGTTCGTCTTCGCCAATCGGAAAATCAGAGCCGGCCATGATGCTCCTTCGGTTGTCTACAGCTCTGTATGTCTCTGTGTGTCTACCCTGCGTGTCTACAACTCGCTCGGGAACTCCTTTGCGATACCCGACGCCTGAAGCTCTTCTTCAGCGAAGAAATGAACGTCTCCGTCTTCAGTCACGATCCATACCTCCTCGGCGCCGGCCTCCCGGTAGAGCTCTCGCTTCTCTTTCATCTCGTCCCAGTCATTTGACCCGGACATCACCTCGATGCAAATTTCCGGCGCGACGGTCGGAGGGTCGCCAGCGCCTTCCATTTTCCGTACACGGCTCTCGCTCGCCCACGTGACGTCTGCCTGGCGCACTCCCTTCCCTGTGGTAATCGGGCACTCTGGAAACACTTCTCCTCCAGCCATGACAGCATCTAGCTTCTTCTGGATTGCGCGCTGGAGCTGGGAGTGGGAGAACTGATGTGGGCTCAAGACAATCTGGCCTCTGTGGTTGGTCTCGGTCTTGTAGGGAAGATCGCTGAGAAGCGGGTCGCCCACAATCTCCTGCCACCGCTTTTGGTGCTCCTCTTTTGCCGTCGTTGTGGTTGGCATGGCAGATGGCTGATTATTCGAAGCAGGACTGAAACGCGGGCAGTAGCAGGTGGGTTCTCGGCGGGCGCCCCGCCGACTGGCACTCTACCGACCAGGAGAAGGCAAGAAACAGGAAATCCAGCCTGACTGGGCTGGGCCTCAATTCGGACGTGCAGAACTGACTGGACTCAGTTACATCTTACAGAAGTCCTGCCTCACATATTTCTCCCGCCTGGAAGGCTTTCGCAGGCCTGGCCGTCTCCATCTCTGTCCAAATTGTGCGGGTCGCCGCCCGAGCTGTCGCTACGGTGCCGTTCGAAAAACCGCTGGGCTTCCGGCTGGGTGTCGAAGTCCGAGCAGTCGCGATCCTCAAAGCTCGTCTCGCCTGGCCCCGAGGTGCGGTCTCGCCACTCCCAAGGCGGCACGGGACTGGACTGCGACCACAGGCCACGCTTCGCGTTGCGGGCCTGGCGCTCCAGCCTCCTGTACTCGCTTTCGTTTGGCGCGTACTCGTCGTAGTGCCACGCCAAGCCGTCTCCGATAAGCATCGCTCCAAGGTCGCTGCCTTCCGCCTCGATACGGGCCACAGCGCGGCCGTAGCGGCCGATCTCTTCGACGGCAACCCGGACGTTCTTTCCGCCGACGTATCGCCGTGCGGCCCGTGTGGCGGCCGTGCCGTAGGGTTGGTCGGACTCCGGCGCGTCCACACCGCGGAGGCGGATGATGACCTCTCCTCCAGCGGAGCGGCGGACGCCAAACGTGTCGCCGTCTGTGACCTCAACGACTCGGGCCGCAAACGTTTGGCCCGGTTGGACCTGTGCAACTGAAGCGCCAGGAAGAACCAGCAGAACAGCTGCCAGACTGAGTTGGCGGATAAATTTCATGGATGGAAATATAACCTGTTCACACCTACCTATTTCTCTATCACCGACCGTATGATACTATCAATCTCTTCCATTCGATCTGTCAGGTGATCTCGCACAGAGCTACGGAGACGTCCGAGATGATATGGTGAACGTTTCGATGTATCTTTCTCTTCTCTAAGGTATCGATCAGTTTCTTTTGCACACTTCCTACTCATCTGTGCGATCCTTTGATGTTTTCCGTGTTCAGGATCAAACTGGTTGAGTGGTACTTCAAGGATCTTTTTATGGACATCCCTGGGCCCGAAGAGTCCTCTTGACTGGAAGCTCTTGATCAGTCGATTGGGTTCAGCAGAGTTAAGGAAGCCTGCTAAAAAGTGTGCCTCATCCTGGTCATTTGTTCCGTACCAGTAGGTTTTATGTTCGACTATAAACGGTAGATCAACCTCCCCTCTTTTGAGTACCGCAGCGTTTGCATCCTTAGAGGAAGAGGTATACATCACTATATAAGGTGTATTGGTATTCTGATCGACAATACCAGACTGATAGTCTAAGCGGTCGAGGTAGGTTAGCTTTTCAGATTTGTCTGTTTTATTCGACTCCCAGTATTCCTCAACCTCCTTAAACCACTTTGCAGTCTTCAAGTCGCCTTCTTCTACCATGTCATCCCAATGCTTCATCCTTGGGTGACCAGAATTAACTTCAACAGGGAGCACCACAAGTTCTGGCTCGATTATAGCAAATGGGACGACGTTACTAGAGATTGCTGTTCGATACAGGTAGTCACTGTGTACTTGTCCTGATAGCTTGATCGGCTTCCACCGCTTGCTGGCGTACTTCCGTCGTTCCTCATTGGTCTTTACGGATACGAGCCTGTTGTCCAAACTGGATGGACGCTTCTGGTCAAGCTCCACGAAATAAAAGTTTCGTGGTACTGTAGTAGCTCCTTGCTTGAAGTGGTCTTTGTAGTAGTTGACAGCCTCCGACGCCTCAACTTTGTATGGGGTAAAGGCAGTCAGTGAGCCGAGCCTCCCGTAATGCCACTGAGTTTCCTCGAAGTTGAGGTGGTTCTCAGCCTCTTCCCAAGTCACGTTCTGCTCAGGAGGGTTGCCTTCGACCAGATACCCAGAGACGCCCTCTTCTGGAAATCGGCTGTTAACGTACTTCTGGTCGGCAAAAACTACTGAGGATGGAATATTAAATAGCGGGTCTACACCACCGAGGTCCCATAGCTCAGTAATCTTGTACCCTCTTGCAGTGCCTTTTCTCGCTTTGTCGTGCTGGTCGCCGGAGAATATGCTTCGTGGCATCACGAAGGCAATCTCTCCTTCGTCTTTTAAGAAATACCATGAAGAGTGAGACAAAAATATGGATGCTATTTCTAGGTGAGTATAGTTCTTCTTTTTGTCTGGCTTTACGTTGTACTCTTCAGCAAGATCATCTAGCTCGTCTTGGTAGTTCCCGTAATCGACGTCTCCGTAGGTAATCCAGGGTGGATTGCCTACCACAAAGTCGAAGCTATTTTTCAAAAAGTACGGCTTGTAAAGGTTCTGAACAATGAACCTCCATATTGTATCCCTACCCGCCTCTTTTGCTCTCTTAATTCCAAGGTATATGGAATGAAAGCTCTTCAATACGCTACCTGACAACTCACCGATCTCCTCTTGATTGTGCAAAGAAGAGGCAATCTTCTCCCGATCATAGTCTTCCCGACCAGCCGAGAATTCAGCTAGTTTATCGCACGTCCGGATTGCTGCGTCGAACGTCGTAGGGTCTTCGAAAACTTCGACTGTAATGCGATAAGGATCTCCGTCAATCATCATCCGGAATTCTTCGCCGAACATGTCGACGCTGCCTTCCGGCGCATGCAAAGTGTTGGAGAGATGCACCTTGAGCGATACCGGACGTCTCAGTGACCGTATTTTTTCGCTTAGTGTGAGAAGAACTGTCGTCTTGGCAATCTGGACGGAGAGAGGATGGATGTCAACTCCGACTACTCGCTCCAAAATGTCTCGAGCTGAAAGATCAGGATGCTCATCTTTGAACTTTTCGATTACAGCCCGGAGGAACGAGCCGCTTCCACACGCAGGGTCAAGGACACTGCTATTCCCTCCTATGTCTAGTTCGTCAACAACCCGTTCACACAGCCAGTCTGGAGTGTAGTATTCGCCCAGTTGGTGTCGGGTGTCAATGTCTATCAACTCTTGGTATACACCCTTCAGGATGTCCTCGTCCACTAGGGAAAAGTCATACTGACCGATTTGGCTAGTCAGTTGCCGAAATACAGGCTGGAGGTGCTGAAAGTGCTCTTCCCTCCCTACCCAGTCATAGAAGTCCTGGTCGACGAAATTTTCGACGTTGTACTTGGCGAATATATTGCCCTGGAGAATGCCTTCAAGCTCCTCCTGATCGATGTGGTCATCGCCGGTCAGCACCTCATATGCAAGTAGCTTCGCCAAAATGCTCAGGTAAGTGTGTACGAGAAATGCTTCTTCCCTAGCTTCAAACGAACCATAGGCTATACTCAGGAACCGCTGCCATTGCTCAAACGCTACTGTGACATGATCATCGTCACGCACCTCCTCAAAGTATTGACTGAGGTGATCCAGACATGACACAAAGATCGGCGAATGCTCGCCGAAGTCTTGCTTCATGCGTTCCAAGGTTGGCTTCTGTGGCCGAGTTTGAAAGAGGTACCGATCCAGAAAATAGAACGTCTCATCCGGCTGGTCTTCGTCAATCTGGAATGACTCTGTCTCCTCCAACTCGACGTCGTCTACGGTTATATTTTCATTCCCAACCAGCTTCTTGTGGTCAGGTGCGTACACCTTCCAATTCTTACAGTCGGTGGCAAGGAGGGTAAAGTTGTAATCCTCACCAGATTCCCAATTGCCAGCTACGTATTCAGCAAGCTGATTCCGGGCATCTCCCTCATCCTTGTTCAGATCGTCCTTAAACTCGATGATTACCCTTCCGTACTGGGTATCAGCGTACCCGGTCTTTGTGCGCTCCGGGAGTGGAACGTCCACTACTGACTCTGCGCCCAGACTCATGTCGTCGATAATCTCGCGAGCACGGTCATTCTCATTGAAGAGCCGTTCAAGCAAGCTCTTAAACAGCTCTCGTTTTGCGGCTTCACTCCCGGCTTGATTGACCTTCGTCGAGTAACTTTCTACGTAGTCAGCTCTGTCAGACATGGTGTAGCCTACAGTGGACTCTGAGCAAAGAATACATGGTGAGTGTAGGGGTTGACCCACCCAACATCAGGCGCGTAGTAAAAACGTACCTGAAATTTGATTACTCTCAAATTAAAGATATTCATCAAGCGCCTCAGCCGTCAACTCCTTCATCGGCCGGCCCGTCTCCGCGCTCCTAACGCGGAGCTTCTTGTGTATGGACTCCGGGATGTAGACGCTGAGCTGTGACTCTTCTTGCTCCACGTCTCGCTTGAGGTCGGACGCGTCTTGATGGGTAGGTGCATCCCCACCCGACGCGGTTCCCATTGGATCATCTCCCATAGGATCATCACTCATGGCGTAGGGTCTCGATTACGTTGTCAGTGATCTGTCGAATCTCCGCGGCAGCCTTCTTGTCTCCCGACTCGATGGCGGAGGTGCCGTTGCCAATCGCCTCCGCGTAGGCAACGCGGTCGCCTGTGCCCTCCCACACCGGCAGTTCAAAGGGAGCGAGCGTCTCCTCTACGACTTTCGAAAGCCGCGTGCGGGCCTTCCTCCGGGACACGACAAACGCTGCCTCCGGGCTTCCTGTGACCTCTCGGCGGGCCTCTACTAGCTCCACGATCGTCTTGAGCGGCCAGATGTCAGCCGGCGCCGGTTGGGTCGGTATCATCACCAGGTCCGATGCCTTGACGATGGCGGCGTGCATCTTCTGCAGGTGGGCGCCTCCATCTATGACCGCCACGTCAAACGCGCCTTCGAGATCTTTGATATTCTTCTCTAGGGCGGAGGGCTGCTCGATGGAGTAAACCGCTGGCAGCTCCTCAGTGTCGCCGGAGGCTTGCCAGTTGGAGGCGGTGGACTGCTTGTCGGTGTCGAGGATACAAACGTCTAGCTCTCGCAGCTGAAGATCGCGGGCGACGTTGATGGCAAGGCAGGACTTCCCCACCCCGCCTTTGCTATGGAGCGTGCTGGCGACGTGCATAGTAGTTCTCTAGTTTTCTAGTTTTCTAGCAAACCAGGACTGTAGAGTCCTGTAGTGCTAGTAACCTAGTATTAAGGGCATCTAGTGTCAAGCATACTGACTTGGTTTCTGTTACAGCTAGCCCTCGTCTCTGTGCTCCTTGGCCAGCTCCGCGATCTCCTCTGCGGTGAGCTTCTCGTACAACGACTCACTCCACCCAGCCGTGCACTGTTGCCTGCGGGCCAAGTCCATCGCGCACTCTGAACGTCTTCGCCTCCACGTCGTCTGGCATCGGGCGAAAGTCTACACGCTGCCCGCCGACGGAGCCTGAAGTGGCTGTAAATTGCTGTCGCGTCTCGCGAGCTATTGCCTTCGCAGCGATCCTCGGCAGCTTGCGCTTGCGCTTAATGCTTTGTATCAGCCTTTCATGCTCTTTCTCGACGACATAGTCGATTTTACGCTCGACCTCGGTGGTGGCGCCGTCCGGGTGCAAGACTTCCAGTGTCGTAGTTATCGTGTCAGCTTGCATAACGCGTCGTTGTTTTTGTGATGTCTGTCGGTGGTTAGTGTGGTTCTCGTTGTGCGGCCTATTTCAGTGTGCTTGGAGTGGAGAAAAGCCCCAATCCAGCGCCAGCCAGGCGGCGAGGGTCCGGCTCGGTCGTCGAGGTCAGGCTCGGATTTTCGATATTGAACGCCTCTTTGACCTTCGCCCAATCTTGCGGGTAGTGGTCTCTGAATGTCCGCCTGAACTCGTCGATCGAGTACTCCAGCGACATGCCAACGCCCATGAAGTTGAAGCCGTCGCGGGCTTCCTCGAATCGGCGCATGCGGTCGAAGGTGTCGATAAAGCGCTTCGCGTCGCCGCGGGCAGCAACTGCGTCGCGGCGCGGATGTCCAGCGACAATCTTGTCGTGGTAGAGGTACAGCGTCCACGTCCGCCCGCCCCTCTCTCGCATTTTCACGGCCCAGCTTTCACCCTCTTCCTCGACCGCGCCGACCTCGCCCA from Salinibacter ruber DSM 13855 includes these protein-coding regions:
- a CDS encoding N-6 DNA methylase; translation: MSDRADYVESYSTKVNQAGSEAAKRELFKSLLERLFNENDRAREIIDDMSLGAESVVDVPLPERTKTGYADTQYGRVIIEFKDDLNKDEGDARNQLAEYVAGNWESGEDYNFTLLATDCKNWKVYAPDHKKLVGNENITVDDVELEETESFQIDEDQPDETFYFLDRYLFQTRPQKPTLERMKQDFGEHSPIFVSCLDHLSQYFEEVRDDDHVTVAFEQWQRFLSIAYGSFEAREEAFLVHTYLSILAKLLAYEVLTGDDHIDQEELEGILQGNIFAKYNVENFVDQDFYDWVGREEHFQHLQPVFRQLTSQIGQYDFSLVDEDILKGVYQELIDIDTRHQLGEYYTPDWLCERVVDELDIGGNSSVLDPACGSGSFLRAVIEKFKDEHPDLSARDILERVVGVDIHPLSVQIAKTTVLLTLSEKIRSLRRPVSLKVHLSNTLHAPEGSVDMFGEEFRMMIDGDPYRITVEVFEDPTTFDAAIRTCDKLAEFSAGREDYDREKIASSLHNQEEIGELSGSVLKSFHSIYLGIKRAKEAGRDTIWRFIVQNLYKPYFLKNSFDFVVGNPPWITYGDVDYGNYQDELDDLAEEYNVKPDKKKNYTHLEIASIFLSHSSWYFLKDEGEIAFVMPRSIFSGDQHDKARKGTARGYKITELWDLGGVDPLFNIPSSVVFADQKYVNSRFPEEGVSGYLVEGNPPEQNVTWEEAENHLNFEETQWHYGRLGSLTAFTPYKVEASEAVNYYKDHFKQGATTVPRNFYFVELDQKRPSSLDNRLVSVKTNEERRKYASKRWKPIKLSGQVHSDYLYRTAISSNVVPFAIIEPELVVLPVEVNSGHPRMKHWDDMVEEGDLKTAKWFKEVEEYWESNKTDKSEKLTYLDRLDYQSGIVDQNTNTPYIVMYTSSSKDANAAVLKRGEVDLPFIVEHKTYWYGTNDQDEAHFLAGFLNSAEPNRLIKSFQSRGLFGPRDVHKKILEVPLNQFDPEHGKHQRIAQMSRKCAKETDRYLREEKDTSKRSPYHLGRLRSSVRDHLTDRMEEIDSIIRSVIEK
- a CDS encoding thermonuclease family protein, whose protein sequence is MKFIRQLSLAAVLLVLPGASVAQVQPGQTFAARVVEVTDGDTFGVRRSAGGEVIIRLRGVDAPESDQPYGTAATRAARRYVGGKNVRVAVEEIGRYGRAVARIEAEGSDLGAMLIGDGLAWHYDEYAPNESEYRRLERQARNAKRGLWSQSSPVPPWEWRDRTSGPGETSFEDRDCSDFDTQPEAQRFFERHRSDSSGGDPHNLDRDGDGQACESLPGGRNM
- a CDS encoding Uma2 family endonuclease, giving the protein MPTTTTAKEEHQKRWQEIVGDPLLSDLPYKTETNHRGQIVLSPHQFSHSQLQRAIQKKLDAVMAGGEVFPECPITTGKGVRQADVTWASESRVRKMEGAGDPPTVAPEICIEVMSGSNDWDEMKEKRELYREAGAEEVWIVTEDGDVHFFAEEELQASGIAKEFPSEL
- the parA gene encoding ParA family partition ATPase, producing the protein MHVASTLHSKGGVGKSCLAINVARDLQLRELDVCILDTDKQSTASNWQASGDTEELPAVYSIEQPSALEKNIKDLEGAFDVAVIDGGAHLQKMHAAIVKASDLVMIPTQPAPADIWPLKTIVELVEARREVTGSPEAAFVVSRRKARTRLSKVVEETLAPFELPVWEGTGDRVAYAEAIGNGTSAIESGDKKAAAEIRQITDNVIETLRHE